A window of Mytilus edulis chromosome 10, xbMytEdul2.2, whole genome shotgun sequence contains these coding sequences:
- the LOC139491855 gene encoding IgGFc-binding protein-like produces the protein MDEKKAKIDHVLVPSWKKWIKTNCLALTIYMVATGFILTVIYFTVIAQLQQKLAEINVKLAVIEKKNETKLQKTENSMVTNLDKYAMCYNGESWQRLNDYNRCVCAAGFFGKNCKHSDGKGTSFLVVFLGGLIGHIGKLKPKLLVASEITARLSVFYFNNTKNQSIIIDETNTETNLNTSVFPSDGIHSAGLEVHSVVRVNMNGFLYDGLHSEGFLLMPVRFASTKYIIPTLPYGYGKLLALKAVDQNTDISINLKLQYGSITYDNRQYGNNDTIRIVMNRYHTFQLTHTSDLSGTMVTSSKPVIVVSGNKCSWAVPNNHAGGCQSFIESVSPTNQQDNLFITPHVATRLNNTVRIQSINITNLTIKLGNEKKSRTIMARDSLDFYYNTISLIYASDDVLVMSYPHGLPKHKRDPFMMTIPGVNQYLNEYDFVVPTGFDSYISITVQSDAIGGFLLDGNPSNIRSVFSISEGLYKFSTFSMSISTGLHHIEHSRNVRFGLWINGNGDIDGYGYPAGMAYKIFD, from the exons ATGGACGAGAAAAAAGCCAAAATAGACCACGTGTTAGTTCCATCATGGAAGAAATGGATTAAAACGAACTGTCTGGCACTAACCATATATATGGTGGCAACTGGATTCATACTGACTGTTATCTATTTTACTGTTATAG ctCAGCTACAGCAGAAATTGGCAGAAATTAATGTGAAATTGGCagtaattgagaaaaaaaatgagacgaaactCCAGAAAACCGAAAACAGTATGGTCACAAATTTAG ACAAGTATGCAATGTGTTATAACGGTGAAAGCTGGCAGAGGTTAAATGATTATAACCGATGCGTATGTGCAGCGGGATTCTTCGGTAAAAATTGTAAACATTCAG ATGGGAAAGGCACAAGTTTTCTGGTAGTTTTTCTAGGAGGATTGATCGGACACATTGGAAAACTTAAACCGAAACTTTTGGTAGCATCAGAAATTACGGCACGTCtttcagtattttatttcaacaacaCTAAAAATCAGTCTATCATCATTGACGAAACTAATACAGAAACAAATCTTAATACAAGTGTGTTTCCGTCAGATGGTATACATTCTGCAGGGTTAGAAGTTCATTCAGTTGTCAGAGTAAATATGAATGGCTTTTTGTATGACGGGTTGCATTCCGAAGGATTCTTGTTAATGCCTGTGCGATTTGCCTCTACAAAATACATAATACCAACCTTACCATATGGCTATGGTAAATTATTAGCGCTCAAAGCAGTTGATCaaaatactgatatcagtataaATTTGAAATTGCAATACGGTTCTATAACCTATGACAACAGACAATATGGTAACAATGACACAATTAGAATTGTGATGAACAGATATCACACTTTTCAGTTAACGCATACTAGTGACCTTTCAGGAACAATGGTAACATCATCAAAGCCAGTCATTGTTGTTAGCGGTAATAAATGTAGTTGGGCAGTACCAAACAATCATGCAGGTGGTTGTCAATCATTTATAGAATCAGTATCACCAACTAATCAACaagataatctgtttatcactcCGCATGTAGCTACACGTTTGAATAACACTGTTCGTATACAGTCGATAAATATTACTAACTTGACAATTAAATTAGGAAACGAGAAAAAGTCTCGAACAATAATGGCAAGAGATTCCTTGGATTTTTATTACAACACGATTTCTTTGATTTATGCATCTGATGACGTACTTGTCATGTCGTACCCTCATGGTTtaccaaaacacaaaagagaTCCTTTTATGATGACGATTCCGGGTGTAAATCAATACCTTAATGAATATGATTTCGTAGTACCAACTGGGTTTGACAGCTATATAAGCATAACGGTACAGAGCGATGCTATTGGTGGCTTTTTACTGGATGGCAATCCTTCCAATATTCGAAGTGTTTTTAGCATTTCTGAAGGATTGTATAAGTTCAGCACTTTCAGCATGTCCATATCAACAGGATTACATCATATCGAACATAGCCGAAATGTTCGATTTGGTTTGTGGATAAATGGTAATGGAGATATTGATGGATACGGGTACCCAGCTGGAATGGCTTATAAAATTTTTGATTAA